In a genomic window of Halorussus salilacus:
- a CDS encoding Rieske (2Fe-2S) protein — protein sequence MATEDTDPEPTEPESTEPTDAEPVEAESTFVGVADADELREQGRMVARAGNRALALFHHEGEFRAVANRCPHMGFPLSEGTVDDGVLTCHWHHARFELSCGDTFDPWADDVQTFPTEVRDGEVYVDPHPDPDLPPVEHWTDRLETGLEEGLRLVVAKSVLGLADEDVPYTDPLRQGLAFGARYRADGWGRGLTTLAVMANLHDEVRPEDRTRALYAGLSEVAENAQGEPPRFEQPAFSTRDLTRDRLESWFRETVEVRDDDGAERCLRTAIETLDPEAVADILYTAATDHLYMDAGHTFDFVNKACEALDHVGWEHAPEILPSVIPRLTGATRYEERSAWRQPLDVAGLVFDAYDELPGLVEDGADETWSAPEGFADTLLSDDPEELVTAMKAAIQNGATPAEIAGEVAHAAGVRVARFGTSNEFGDWDTVHHTYTYANAVHEAALRTDSTAAYRGAFAGAMSVYLDRFLNTPPTPIPDGSEVETPDDLRTELLGLFDEEGEVDSAGRLVAAFLADGGDPAELKRALGEGLLREDADFHTRQNVEAAFEQFDLADDPERARVHLVATARYLSAHAPTRRSAEQTYTIADRLNRGENIHESD from the coding sequence ATGGCAACCGAGGACACAGACCCGGAGCCGACGGAGCCCGAATCGACGGAGCCGACCGACGCCGAACCGGTCGAGGCCGAATCGACGTTCGTCGGCGTCGCCGACGCCGACGAACTCCGCGAGCAGGGGCGGATGGTCGCGCGAGCGGGGAACCGCGCCCTCGCGCTGTTCCACCACGAGGGGGAGTTCCGCGCGGTGGCGAACCGGTGTCCCCACATGGGCTTTCCGCTCTCTGAGGGCACCGTCGACGACGGCGTCCTGACCTGCCACTGGCACCACGCGCGGTTCGAACTCTCCTGCGGGGACACCTTCGACCCGTGGGCCGACGACGTCCAGACCTTCCCGACCGAGGTCAGGGACGGCGAGGTGTACGTCGACCCCCATCCCGACCCCGACCTGCCGCCGGTCGAGCACTGGACCGACAGGCTCGAAACCGGCCTCGAAGAGGGCCTGCGCCTCGTCGTGGCGAAGTCGGTGCTGGGGCTGGCCGACGAGGACGTGCCCTACACCGACCCCCTCCGGCAGGGTCTGGCGTTCGGCGCGCGGTATCGGGCCGACGGGTGGGGTCGGGGCCTGACCACGCTCGCGGTGATGGCGAACCTCCACGACGAGGTGCGCCCCGAGGACCGGACGCGAGCGCTGTACGCGGGCCTGTCTGAGGTCGCCGAGAACGCGCAGGGCGAACCCCCGCGGTTCGAACAGCCCGCGTTCTCGACCCGGGACCTGACCCGGGACCGCCTCGAATCGTGGTTCCGCGAGACGGTCGAGGTCCGAGACGACGACGGGGCCGAGCGATGCCTCCGGACCGCTATCGAGACGCTCGACCCCGAGGCGGTCGCCGATATCCTCTACACCGCCGCGACCGACCACCTCTACATGGACGCGGGCCACACCTTCGACTTCGTCAACAAAGCGTGCGAGGCGCTCGACCACGTCGGTTGGGAGCACGCCCCCGAAATCCTGCCGAGCGTGATTCCGCGCCTGACGGGGGCGACTCGCTACGAGGAGCGCTCGGCGTGGCGACAGCCCTTGGATGTCGCCGGACTCGTCTTCGACGCCTACGACGAGCTTCCCGGACTCGTCGAGGACGGGGCCGACGAGACGTGGAGCGCGCCCGAGGGGTTCGCCGACACCCTGCTGAGCGACGACCCCGAGGAGCTCGTGACTGCGATGAAAGCCGCGATTCAGAACGGCGCGACCCCCGCCGAAATCGCGGGCGAGGTGGCCCACGCCGCGGGCGTCCGGGTCGCCCGGTTCGGCACCTCGAACGAGTTCGGCGACTGGGACACGGTCCACCACACCTACACCTACGCCAACGCGGTCCACGAGGCCGCGCTCCGGACCGACTCGACCGCCGCGTATCGGGGGGCCTTCGCCGGGGCGATGAGCGTCTACCTCGACCGGTTCCTCAACACCCCGCCGACCCCGATTCCCGACGGGAGCGAGGTCGAGACCCCCGACGACCTCCGGACCGAACTGCTGGGACTGTTCGACGAGGAGGGCGAGGTCGATTCGGCCGGGCGACTGGTCGCGGCCTTCCTCGCCGATGGCGGCGACCCGGCGGAACTCAAGCGCGCGCTGGGTGAAGGTCTCCTCCGCGAGGACGCGGACTTCCACACCCGACAGAACGTCGAGGCCGCCTTCGAGCAGTTCGACCTCGCCGACGACCCCGAGCGCGCGCGGGTCCACCTCGTCGCGACCGCGCGGTACCTCTCTGCCCACGCGCCCACCCGGCGGTCGGCCGAGCAGACCTACACCATCGCCGACCGGCTCAACCGCGGCGAGAATATCCACGAGTCGGACTGA
- a CDS encoding ribonucleoside-diphosphate reductase subunit alpha — protein sequence MSQTTSTDEMIRSVLDRARTGHENVVTDPVLADLVEETARDLYAGASREELYNAAIGALTARVERDPAYKRVAAAVFRERYYREVVGEVPDDFASAARESFAENVERSVSEGLLDERLLTYDLDALAGALVPERDELFDHMALDTLYQRYFLKTAEGERLELPQAFWMRVAMGLALREPVGEREARAREFYGVMSTLRFVPSSPTLFHAGTTHAQLSSCYLTTVSDDLEAIFDSYKGHAQLSKWSGGLGNDWTPLRASGALIESTGVESTGVVPFLKISNDVTAAINRSGKRRGAACAYLACWHLDFPEFIDLRRNTGDERRRTHDMNTAAWIPDLFVKRVRADEEWTLFSPDEVPELHETYGAEFEEKYREYEEKAEAGELRQYETVDAADLWRDTLTRLFETGHPWITFKDPCNVRSPQDHEGVVHSSNLCTEITLNTSEDEHAVCNLGSVNLSEHTDSDGLDREHLRETVETGMRMLDNVVDLNFYPTEEAERSNMRHRPIGLGVMGFHESLIEQGVPFASEDAVEFADEAQEFVSYHAIRTSAELADERGAYPSFEGSKWERGILPHDTLDLLEDERGREIPLPREERLDWDAVRETIAENGMRNSNTMAIAPTATISTIAGTTPSIEPLYSNLYVKSNMSGDFTVVNDHLVAELRDRDLWDEEMVDRIKFHDGSIQEIDEIPEDVRERHRTAFEIDPRHQLRLTARRGQWIDQSVSHNVFFPSTDGSLLDDVYQTAWELGVKTTYYLRTLGASQIEKSTLEMSEYGKTQTRRQQSTEEAADGDDESSDETDLPSVEDPTCEACQ from the coding sequence ATGAGCCAGACGACTTCCACGGACGAGATGATACGCTCGGTCCTCGACCGGGCGCGCACAGGACACGAGAACGTTGTCACCGACCCGGTCCTCGCGGACCTCGTCGAGGAGACCGCACGGGACCTCTATGCAGGGGCGTCGCGCGAGGAACTGTACAACGCCGCAATCGGTGCACTGACCGCCCGGGTCGAACGCGACCCGGCGTACAAGCGCGTCGCCGCCGCGGTGTTCCGCGAGCGATACTACCGTGAGGTGGTCGGCGAGGTCCCCGATGACTTCGCGTCGGCCGCCCGCGAGTCGTTCGCCGAGAACGTCGAGCGCAGCGTCAGCGAGGGCCTGCTGGACGAGCGACTGCTGACCTACGACCTCGACGCGCTCGCGGGGGCACTGGTCCCCGAACGCGACGAACTGTTCGACCACATGGCGCTCGACACCCTCTACCAGCGGTACTTCCTCAAGACCGCCGAGGGCGAGCGCCTCGAACTCCCGCAGGCGTTCTGGATGCGCGTGGCGATGGGGCTGGCGCTCCGCGAACCGGTCGGCGAGCGCGAGGCCCGCGCCCGGGAGTTCTACGGGGTCATGTCCACGCTCCGGTTCGTGCCGTCGAGTCCGACGCTGTTCCACGCCGGGACGACCCACGCGCAACTGAGTTCGTGCTACCTCACGACCGTTTCGGACGACCTCGAAGCCATCTTCGACTCGTACAAGGGCCACGCCCAGCTCTCGAAGTGGAGCGGCGGTCTCGGCAACGACTGGACGCCCCTGCGCGCGTCGGGCGCGCTCATCGAATCGACGGGCGTCGAATCGACCGGCGTCGTCCCGTTCCTCAAGATCTCGAACGACGTGACCGCGGCCATCAATCGGTCGGGCAAGCGCCGCGGGGCCGCCTGCGCGTATCTCGCGTGCTGGCACCTCGATTTCCCGGAGTTCATCGACCTCCGGCGCAACACGGGCGACGAGCGCAGGCGGACCCACGACATGAACACCGCGGCGTGGATTCCGGACCTGTTCGTCAAGCGCGTTCGGGCCGACGAGGAGTGGACGCTGTTCTCGCCCGACGAGGTGCCCGAACTCCACGAGACGTACGGCGCTGAGTTCGAGGAGAAGTACCGGGAGTACGAGGAGAAAGCCGAGGCGGGCGAACTCCGCCAGTACGAGACGGTGGACGCCGCCGACCTCTGGCGAGACACGCTCACGAGGCTGTTCGAGACCGGCCACCCGTGGATTACGTTCAAGGACCCGTGCAACGTCCGGTCGCCTCAGGACCACGAGGGCGTGGTCCACTCCTCGAACCTCTGCACCGAAATCACGCTCAACACGAGCGAGGACGAACACGCGGTCTGCAACCTCGGGTCGGTCAACCTCTCGGAGCACACGGATTCGGACGGTCTCGACCGCGAACACCTGCGCGAGACGGTCGAGACCGGGATGCGGATGCTCGACAACGTCGTGGACCTCAACTTCTACCCGACCGAGGAGGCCGAGCGCTCGAACATGCGCCACCGGCCCATTGGCCTCGGCGTGATGGGATTCCACGAGTCGCTCATCGAGCAGGGCGTTCCGTTCGCGTCCGAGGACGCGGTCGAGTTCGCCGACGAAGCACAGGAGTTCGTCTCGTACCACGCGATTCGGACCTCCGCGGAGTTGGCGGACGAGCGCGGCGCGTACCCCTCGTTCGAGGGGTCGAAGTGGGAACGCGGAATCCTCCCCCACGACACGCTCGACCTTCTCGAAGACGAACGCGGCCGCGAGATTCCCTTACCGCGCGAGGAGCGACTGGACTGGGACGCGGTTCGCGAGACCATCGCCGAGAACGGCATGCGAAACTCCAATACGATGGCAATCGCGCCGACCGCGACCATCTCGACAATCGCGGGCACGACGCCCTCTATCGAACCGCTGTACTCGAACCTCTACGTCAAGTCGAACATGAGCGGCGACTTTACGGTCGTCAACGACCACCTCGTCGCCGAACTGAGAGACCGCGACCTGTGGGACGAGGAGATGGTGGACCGAATCAAGTTCCACGACGGTTCTATTCAGGAGATTGATGAGATTCCCGAGGACGTGCGCGAGCGCCACCGGACCGCGTTCGAAATCGACCCGCGCCACCAGCTCCGGCTGACCGCGCGGCGCGGCCAGTGGATAGACCAGTCGGTGTCCCACAACGTCTTCTTCCCCTCGACCGACGGGTCGCTGTTGGACGACGTGTATCAGACGGCGTGGGAACTCGGCGTGAAGACGACCTACTACCTCCGGACGCTCGGCGCGTCCCAGATAGAGAAGTCCACCCTCGAGATGTCCGAGTACGGCAAGACCCAGACTCGCCGACAGCAGAGCACCGAGGAGGCCGCGGACGGTGACGACGAATCGAGCGACGAGACCGACCTCCCGAGCGTGGAGGACCCGACCTGCGAGGCCTGCCAATGA
- a CDS encoding ribonucleotide-diphosphate reductase subunit beta, whose amino-acid sequence MILNDEKTDPNKILPIEYDWAREYYRAGVDNNWVPEEIPMGEDVKQWNGDALTDAERQLVEWNLGFFSTAESLTANNIVLALYEYVTSPECRQYLLRQAYEEAIHTDTFIYCCDSLGLDPDYVYGMYDEVPSIEEKDEFVVDLTEGILDDDFEIRTDDDVRSFLRDLVGFYVVMEGIFFYAGFAMMLGLKRQNKLVGIGQQFEYIMRDESVHLAFGVDLIHAIRQEHPGVWTDEFGAEIASLVEDAVELEQIYALEACPTEILGMGPSQFAEYVEYVADRRLGQLDLPEAYGTDNPFPWMSEATDLNKEKNFFETQVTEYRSGGSLDW is encoded by the coding sequence ATGATACTGAACGACGAGAAGACCGACCCGAACAAGATTCTGCCCATCGAGTACGACTGGGCGCGCGAGTACTACCGCGCTGGCGTTGACAACAACTGGGTGCCCGAGGAGATTCCGATGGGCGAGGACGTAAAGCAGTGGAACGGCGACGCGCTGACCGACGCCGAGCGCCAGTTGGTCGAGTGGAACCTCGGGTTCTTCTCGACCGCCGAGTCGCTGACCGCCAACAACATCGTGCTGGCGCTCTACGAGTACGTCACCAGCCCCGAGTGTCGCCAGTACCTCCTCCGGCAGGCCTACGAGGAGGCCATCCACACCGACACCTTCATCTACTGCTGTGACTCGCTCGGCCTCGACCCCGACTACGTCTACGGCATGTACGACGAGGTGCCGTCCATCGAGGAGAAAGACGAGTTCGTCGTGGACCTCACCGAGGGAATCTTGGACGACGACTTCGAGATTCGGACCGACGACGACGTCCGGTCGTTCCTGCGCGACCTCGTCGGCTTCTACGTCGTGATGGAGGGCATCTTCTTCTACGCGGGATTCGCCATGATGCTCGGACTCAAGCGCCAGAACAAGCTGGTCGGCATCGGCCAGCAGTTCGAGTACATCATGCGCGACGAGTCGGTCCACCTCGCGTTCGGCGTGGACCTGATACACGCGATTCGCCAGGAACACCCCGGCGTCTGGACCGACGAGTTCGGAGCCGAAATCGCGTCACTCGTCGAGGACGCGGTCGAACTCGAACAGATATACGCCTTGGAGGCGTGTCCCACGGAGATACTCGGGATGGGCCCCTCGCAGTTCGCCGAGTACGTCGAGTACGTCGCCGACCGCCGCCTCGGGCAACTCGACCTGCCCGAGGCCTACGGCACCGACAACCCCTTCCCGTGGATGTCGGAGGCGACCGACCTCAACAAGGAGAAGAACTTCTTCGAGACGCAGGTGACCGAGTACCGGTCGGGCGGCTCGCTCGACTGGTAG
- a CDS encoding acyl-CoA thioesterase, translated as MEQTATVRTATLADSHTETTEILMPDDTNNLGRALGGAVLHWMDICGAISARRFSRRQVVTASMDHVDFLAPIDLGDVVVTEAYVFETGETSAEVKVDVYAERPSGDERNETATSFFTFVALDDDEDPASVPDLRCPTDDQKRKRERALEERAERRAELAAETE; from the coding sequence ATGGAGCAGACGGCGACAGTTCGGACCGCGACGCTGGCCGACTCGCACACCGAGACGACCGAGATCCTGATGCCCGACGACACCAATAACCTCGGGCGCGCGCTCGGGGGTGCGGTTCTCCACTGGATGGACATCTGCGGGGCCATCTCGGCCCGGCGGTTCTCCCGACGGCAGGTGGTCACCGCGTCGATGGACCATGTGGACTTCCTCGCGCCCATCGACCTCGGAGACGTGGTCGTCACGGAGGCGTACGTGTTCGAGACCGGCGAGACCAGCGCGGAGGTCAAGGTGGACGTGTACGCCGAACGGCCGAGCGGGGACGAACGAAACGAGACCGCCACGTCGTTCTTCACCTTCGTCGCGCTCGACGACGACGAGGACCCGGCGAGCGTCCCCGACCTCCGGTGTCCGACCGACGACCAGAAGCGAAAGCGCGAGCGCGCGCTCGAAGAGCGCGCCGAGCGCCGGGCGGAACTCGCGGCCGAGACCGAGTAG
- a CDS encoding DoxX family protein: MSRRELDANVLESTVLGRTVRTRAHSLSVWFVLALRLMMGIAFLWSGADKVLAAEPFDAAGYLQYATPENGSPFADLFVAMGQTDWFVAVVNVAVPWGEVLIGLGLIVGAFTRLAAFFGAFMMLMFYLGNWDMAHGPINGDFAYMLTFLAVAALGAGRVLGLDAYIEQYPVGGRPLVERYPFLSYLLG; this comes from the coding sequence ATGAGCCGACGCGAACTCGACGCCAACGTCCTCGAAAGCACCGTCCTCGGTCGCACGGTCCGAACGCGCGCTCACAGCCTGAGCGTCTGGTTCGTACTCGCGCTCCGCCTGATGATGGGAATCGCCTTCCTGTGGTCGGGCGCCGACAAGGTGCTCGCCGCCGAGCCGTTCGACGCCGCGGGATACCTCCAGTACGCCACCCCCGAGAACGGGAGCCCCTTCGCCGACCTCTTCGTCGCGATGGGTCAGACCGACTGGTTCGTGGCGGTCGTGAACGTCGCGGTGCCGTGGGGCGAGGTCCTCATCGGTCTCGGACTCATCGTCGGAGCGTTCACCCGCCTCGCGGCGTTCTTCGGCGCGTTCATGATGCTCATGTTCTATCTGGGCAACTGGGACATGGCCCACGGCCCCATCAACGGCGACTTCGCGTACATGCTCACCTTCCTCGCGGTGGCCGCGCTCGGCGCGGGCCGCGTGCTGGGTCTCGACGCCTACATCGAGCAGTACCCGGTGGGCGGCCGACCCCTCGTCGAGCGGTACCCGTTCCTGAGCTACCTGCTCGGGTGA
- a CDS encoding heavy metal translocating P-type ATPase, translated as MSRTERLEIRGMSCANCSGTVEDALGDLDGVGEANVNFATDEGTVEYDPETVSLAEIYRTVEDAGYEPVARQVSIGISGMSCANCAEANESALEDTPGVVSAEVNYATDEATVRYNPEVADLDDLYDAVERAGYDPIREDESDEGGETAGDRREDARNAEIRRQRNLTLFGAVLGAPFLVFMADHLLSLGLLGDTLLGLPLGWVMFALATPVQVALGKEFYENSYNALVRNRTANMDVLIALGSSTAYLYSVAVLLGFTGSLYFDTAVFILVFITLGNYLEARSKGQASEALRTLLEMEADTATIVEGGEEKEVPVEDVEVGDVMVVRPGEKIPTDGEVVDGESAVDESMVTGESVPVEKRPGDEVVGATVNENGVLRVEATKVGSETALQQIVQLVKEAQSRQPEIQKVADRISAYFVPAVIANALLWGTLWYVFPEALAGFVGALPLWGPVAGGPAVAGGTVSVFEFAVVVFASAVLIACPCALGLATPAATMVGTSIGAQNGVLFKGGDVLERVRDVDTVVFDKTGTLTEGEMRLTDVVALGPAASGGTERATDGGNEPASDGGEPAADGGAVEAPAAEIDEGFVLSAAASAEKGSEHPLAQAIVEGARERGLDVEDPESFENVPGHGVRAETSHGTVLVGNRKLLDDEGIDPEPAEETMERLEREGKTAMLVAVGGELAGVVADADTVKESAKRAVADLRDRGTEVMMITGDNERTARAVAEQVGIDPENVRAEVLPEDKADAVEAIQVDGREAMMVGDGVNDAPALAAAYVGAAIGSGTDVAIEAADVTLMRDDPADVLKAIRVSEGTLSKIKQNLFWALGYNTAMIPLASLGLLQPVLAAGAMAVSSVSVLTNSLLFRRYTPDHDYELLGFLR; from the coding sequence ATGTCGAGAACGGAGCGCCTCGAAATCCGAGGCATGAGCTGTGCCAACTGCTCGGGGACCGTCGAGGACGCCCTCGGCGACCTCGACGGCGTCGGGGAGGCGAACGTCAACTTCGCCACCGACGAGGGGACCGTCGAGTACGACCCCGAGACGGTCTCGCTCGCCGAGATATACCGGACCGTCGAGGACGCGGGCTACGAACCGGTGGCCCGGCAGGTGTCGATAGGCATCTCGGGGATGTCGTGTGCGAACTGCGCGGAGGCCAACGAGTCGGCGCTCGAAGACACGCCCGGGGTCGTCTCCGCCGAGGTCAACTACGCGACCGACGAGGCGACCGTCCGGTACAACCCCGAAGTGGCGGACCTCGACGACCTCTACGACGCCGTCGAGCGCGCGGGCTACGACCCCATCCGCGAGGACGAGTCCGACGAGGGCGGCGAGACCGCGGGCGACCGCCGGGAGGACGCCCGGAACGCCGAGATTCGACGCCAGCGCAATCTGACCCTGTTCGGCGCGGTGCTCGGGGCTCCCTTCCTCGTGTTCATGGCCGACCACCTGCTCTCGCTCGGCCTGCTCGGCGACACCCTGCTCGGGCTCCCGCTCGGGTGGGTGATGTTCGCGCTCGCGACGCCGGTTCAGGTCGCGCTCGGCAAGGAGTTCTACGAGAACTCCTACAACGCGCTGGTCAGGAACCGCACCGCGAACATGGACGTGCTCATCGCGCTGGGCTCGTCGACCGCGTACCTCTACTCGGTCGCGGTCCTGCTCGGGTTCACGGGCAGCCTCTACTTCGACACCGCCGTCTTCATCCTCGTGTTCATCACGCTGGGCAACTATCTGGAGGCCCGCTCGAAGGGGCAGGCCAGCGAGGCGCTCCGGACCCTGCTGGAGATGGAGGCCGACACCGCGACGATAGTCGAGGGCGGAGAGGAGAAGGAGGTCCCGGTCGAGGACGTGGAAGTCGGCGACGTGATGGTGGTCCGGCCGGGCGAGAAGATACCCACCGACGGCGAGGTGGTCGACGGCGAGAGCGCGGTCGACGAGTCGATGGTGACCGGCGAGTCGGTGCCGGTCGAGAAGCGCCCGGGCGACGAGGTGGTGGGCGCGACCGTCAACGAGAACGGCGTCCTCCGCGTGGAGGCGACCAAGGTCGGCTCCGAGACCGCGCTCCAGCAGATCGTCCAGCTGGTCAAGGAGGCCCAGAGCCGCCAGCCCGAGATACAGAAGGTCGCCGACCGCATCTCGGCGTACTTCGTGCCCGCGGTCATCGCGAACGCCCTGCTCTGGGGGACGCTCTGGTACGTCTTCCCCGAGGCGCTCGCGGGATTCGTGGGAGCGCTCCCGCTGTGGGGGCCGGTCGCCGGGGGTCCGGCGGTCGCAGGTGGGACGGTCTCGGTCTTCGAGTTCGCGGTGGTCGTCTTCGCCTCCGCGGTGCTCATCGCGTGTCCCTGCGCGCTCGGGCTCGCCACGCCAGCCGCGACGATGGTCGGGACCTCCATCGGCGCGCAGAACGGCGTGCTGTTCAAGGGCGGCGACGTGCTGGAGCGAGTTCGGGACGTCGACACCGTGGTCTTCGACAAGACCGGCACCCTCACCGAGGGCGAGATGCGCCTGACCGACGTGGTCGCGCTCGGTCCCGCCGCGAGCGGCGGGACCGAGCGCGCGACCGACGGAGGGAACGAACCCGCCTCCGACGGCGGCGAACCGGCCGCAGACGGAGGGGCCGTGGAGGCCCCCGCCGCCGAAATCGACGAGGGGTTCGTCCTGTCGGCGGCCGCCAGCGCCGAGAAGGGAAGCGAACACCCCCTCGCGCAGGCCATCGTCGAGGGCGCGCGCGAGCGCGGCCTCGACGTCGAGGACCCCGAGAGCTTCGAGAACGTCCCCGGTCACGGGGTCCGCGCGGAGACCTCTCACGGGACGGTGCTGGTCGGCAACCGGAAGCTACTGGACGACGAGGGCATCGACCCCGAACCCGCCGAGGAGACCATGGAGCGGCTCGAACGCGAGGGCAAGACCGCGATGCTGGTGGCGGTCGGGGGCGAGCTGGCGGGCGTCGTCGCCGACGCCGACACCGTCAAGGAGAGCGCCAAGCGGGCGGTCGCCGACCTCCGGGACCGCGGCACCGAGGTCATGATGATCACCGGCGACAACGAGCGGACCGCCCGCGCGGTCGCCGAGCAGGTCGGTATCGACCCCGAGAACGTCCGCGCGGAGGTCCTGCCCGAGGACAAGGCCGACGCGGTCGAGGCGATTCAGGTCGACGGGCGCGAGGCGATGATGGTCGGCGACGGCGTCAACGACGCGCCCGCGCTCGCGGCGGCGTACGTCGGCGCGGCCATCGGGTCGGGCACCGACGTGGCCATCGAGGCCGCCGACGTGACGCTGATGCGCGACGACCCCGCCGACGTGCTGAAGGCCATCCGGGTCTCGGAGGGGACGCTCTCGAAGATCAAGCAGAACCTCTTCTGGGCGCTCGGGTACAACACCGCGATGATTCCGCTGGCCTCGCTCGGTCTGCTCCAGCCCGTCCTCGCGGCCGGGGCGATGGCGGTCTCCAGCGTGAGCGTGCTCACCAACAGCCTCCTGTTCCGGCGCTACACCCCGGACCACGACTACGAGCTGTTGGGGTTCCTTCGGTGA